A single window of Mycolicibacterium madagascariense DNA harbors:
- a CDS encoding PH domain-containing protein, whose protein sequence is MQQTEWGPPTAGIAACGFVGFVMAVAAVTVVTDVPGRFLAGVAAVGLLAFATMSWRARPKLAITGDGVVVRGWFGTQVLGRQNLAKVRITEFRRIGRKVRLLEIDTAPDDRLLVFTRWDLGTDPLHVLDALTEAGYAGN, encoded by the coding sequence GTGCAGCAAACTGAATGGGGCCCGCCCACCGCGGGCATCGCCGCGTGTGGATTCGTCGGCTTCGTGATGGCCGTCGCTGCTGTGACCGTGGTCACAGACGTTCCGGGACGGTTCCTTGCCGGCGTTGCCGCAGTGGGTCTCTTGGCGTTTGCAACGATGTCGTGGCGCGCGCGTCCCAAGCTGGCAATCACCGGCGACGGCGTGGTGGTTCGCGGGTGGTTCGGCACGCAGGTGTTGGGCCGTCAGAACCTGGCGAAGGTGCGCATCACCGAGTTCCGCCGGATCGGCCGCAAGGTGCGGCTGCTCGAGATCGACACCGCGCCGGATGATCGGCTGCTGGTCTTCACCCGGTGGGATCTTGGGACCGACCCCCTGCACGTCCTCGACGCCCTCACCGAGGCCGGGTACGCGGGCAACTAA
- a CDS encoding DUF3566 domain-containing protein: MGSPNEPGPPRATEGTGGANGSNGTHEAGPNGPSSSGDVPPWQRGPARPRPQEGPRAGAVAGHSPGPSPGPDARLNRFIAGGPAAGPSSGPAREATAPRESAPRESAPARESESGQPTRVERPESGRPDTYASELPDLSGPAPRSARKPAAERPGGEPVTRTTTATRASAANRSQGPVRASMQIRRLDPWSVLKVSLVLSVSLFFVWMIAVAFLYLVLGGMGVWSKLNSNVGDLLTSGGGSGGELVSSGTIFGGAALIGLVNIVLLTAMATCGAFIYNLTTDLVGGIEVTLADRD, encoded by the coding sequence GTGGGTTCACCCAACGAGCCGGGACCGCCGCGCGCCACCGAGGGCACCGGTGGCGCCAACGGTTCGAACGGCACCCACGAGGCCGGGCCGAACGGTCCGTCGTCGTCGGGGGACGTGCCACCGTGGCAACGGGGTCCGGCGCGGCCACGGCCGCAGGAGGGTCCGCGAGCGGGCGCCGTGGCCGGCCACTCCCCCGGTCCCTCCCCCGGTCCCGATGCCCGACTGAACCGCTTCATCGCCGGTGGTCCCGCGGCGGGTCCGTCGTCGGGTCCGGCCCGCGAGGCGACGGCCCCGCGTGAGTCGGCGCCCCGTGAGTCGGCACCGGCCCGCGAGTCCGAATCGGGTCAGCCGACCCGCGTCGAGCGGCCGGAGTCCGGACGTCCGGACACCTACGCCAGCGAGCTCCCCGACCTCTCCGGTCCCGCACCGCGATCGGCGCGCAAGCCGGCCGCCGAGCGGCCCGGTGGAGAGCCCGTCACGCGGACGACGACCGCCACCCGGGCGTCGGCGGCGAACCGCTCGCAGGGGCCGGTGCGCGCCAGCATGCAGATCCGTCGGTTGGATCCGTGGAGCGTGCTGAAGGTCTCCCTGGTGCTCAGCGTCTCGCTGTTCTTCGTGTGGATGATCGCCGTCGCGTTCCTTTACCTGGTGCTCGGCGGCATGGGCGTGTGGAGCAAGCTGAACAGCAACGTCGGTGACCTGTTGACCAGCGGTGGCGGCAGCGGCGGTGAATTGGTCTCCAGCGGAACGATCTTTGGGGGCGCGGCCCTCATCGGGTTGGTCAACATCGTGCTGCTCACGGCGATGGCGACCTGTGGGGCGTTCATCTACAACCTGACGACCGATCTGGTGGGCGGCATCGAGGTCACCCTGGCGGACAGGGACTGA
- a CDS encoding peptidylprolyl isomerase, translating into MTSPIQTATATLHTNRGDIKIALFGNHAPKTVANFVGLAQGTKDYSTENASGGTEGPFYDGAVFHRVISGFMLQGGDPTGTGRGGPGYQFADEFHPELVFDKPYLLAMANAGPGTNGSQFFITVGKTPHLNRRHTIFGEVVDPESQKVVDEIGNTPTDGQDRPTEPVVIDSITIS; encoded by the coding sequence GTGACCAGTCCCATACAGACAGCAACCGCGACCCTGCACACCAACCGCGGTGACATCAAGATCGCGCTCTTCGGAAACCATGCGCCCAAGACCGTCGCGAACTTCGTCGGCCTGGCTCAGGGCACCAAGGACTACAGCACCGAGAATGCCTCCGGCGGCACCGAGGGTCCGTTTTACGACGGCGCGGTGTTCCACCGGGTCATCAGCGGCTTCATGCTGCAGGGCGGCGACCCGACGGGCACCGGCCGCGGCGGCCCCGGCTACCAGTTCGCCGACGAGTTCCACCCCGAGCTGGTCTTCGACAAGCCCTACCTGCTGGCCATGGCCAACGCCGGTCCGGGCACGAACGGCTCGCAGTTCTTCATCACCGTGGGCAAGACGCCGCACCTGAATCGTCGGCACACGATCTTCGGTGAGGTCGTCGACCCCGAGTCGCAGAAGGTCGTCGACGAGATCGGCAACACCCCGACCGACGGCCAGGACCGTCCGACGGAGCCGGTCGTCATCGACTCGATCACCATCTCCTAG
- the gyrA gene encoding DNA gyrase subunit A has protein sequence MTDTTLPPGGDDGATTDRIEPVDIQQEMQRSYIDYAMSVIVGRALPEVRDGLKPVHRRVLYAMYDSGFRPDRGHAKSARSVAETMGNYHPHGDSSIYDTLVRMAQPWSLRYPLVDGQGNFGSPGNDPPAAMRYTEARLTPLAMEMLREIDEETVDFIPNYDGRVQEPTVLPSRFPNLLANGSGGIAVGMATNMPPHNLRELAEAVFWCLENHEADEEATLAAVTERVKGPDFPTYGLIVGSQGIHDAYTTGRGSIRMRGVVEVEEDSKGRTLLVITELPYQVNHDNFITSIADQVRDAKLAGISNIEDQSSDRVGLRIVVEVKRDAVAKVVLNNLYKHTQLQTSFGANMLAIVDGVPRTLRLDQLIRYYVVHQLDVIVRRTIYRLRKANERAHILRGLVKALDALDEVIALIRASANVDVARTGLIELLDVDEIQAQAILDMQLRRLAALERQRIVDDLAKIEAEIADLEDILAKPERQRAIVRDELAELVEKYGDDRRTRIIPADGDVADEDLIAREEVVVTITETGYAKRTKSDLYRSQKRGGKGVQGAGLKQDDIVKHFFVSSTHDWILFFTTQGRVYRAKAYELPEASRTARGQHVANLLAFQPEERIAQVIRIKSYEDAPYLVLATKKGLVKKSKLTDFDSNRSGGIVAVNLRDGDELVGAVLCAATEDLLLVSAKGQSIRFSATDEALRPMGRATSGVQGMRFNEDDQLLSLNVVREGTYLLVATSGGYSKRTPIEEYTPQGRGGKGILTIQYDRRRGTLVGALIVDEDTELYAITSSGGVIRTAARQVRKAGRQTKGVRLMNLGDGDTLIAVARNADEDAADDDTENETETSAT, from the coding sequence ATGACTGACACCACCCTGCCGCCCGGCGGCGACGACGGCGCGACGACCGACCGCATCGAACCGGTCGACATCCAGCAGGAGATGCAGCGCAGCTACATCGATTACGCGATGAGCGTCATCGTCGGCCGCGCACTGCCCGAGGTACGGGACGGCCTCAAGCCGGTGCACCGCCGCGTGCTCTACGCGATGTACGACTCCGGGTTCCGCCCGGACCGCGGGCACGCGAAATCCGCTCGCTCCGTTGCCGAGACGATGGGCAACTACCACCCGCACGGTGACTCGTCGATCTACGACACGCTCGTCCGGATGGCCCAGCCGTGGTCGCTGCGCTACCCATTGGTCGACGGTCAGGGCAACTTCGGTTCGCCGGGCAACGATCCGCCAGCCGCCATGAGGTACACCGAGGCGCGTCTCACGCCGTTGGCGATGGAGATGCTGCGCGAAATCGACGAGGAGACAGTCGATTTCATCCCGAACTACGACGGCCGGGTACAGGAACCGACGGTCCTGCCCAGCCGGTTCCCCAACCTGCTGGCCAACGGTTCGGGCGGCATCGCGGTCGGCATGGCCACCAACATGCCGCCGCACAACCTCCGCGAGCTGGCCGAGGCGGTGTTCTGGTGCCTCGAGAACCACGAGGCCGACGAAGAGGCGACGCTGGCCGCGGTCACCGAGCGGGTCAAGGGGCCCGACTTCCCCACCTACGGATTGATCGTCGGCTCGCAGGGCATTCACGACGCCTACACGACGGGCCGCGGCTCGATCCGGATGCGGGGCGTCGTGGAGGTCGAGGAGGACTCCAAGGGCCGCACCCTGCTGGTCATCACCGAGCTGCCGTACCAGGTCAACCACGACAACTTCATCACCTCGATCGCCGACCAGGTGCGCGATGCCAAGCTCGCCGGCATCTCCAACATCGAGGACCAGAGCAGTGACCGCGTGGGCCTGCGCATCGTGGTGGAGGTCAAGCGCGACGCCGTCGCGAAGGTGGTGCTGAACAACCTCTACAAGCACACGCAGCTGCAGACGAGCTTCGGCGCCAACATGTTGGCGATCGTCGACGGCGTGCCGCGCACGCTGCGGCTCGACCAGCTCATCCGGTACTACGTGGTGCACCAGTTGGACGTCATCGTCCGGCGCACGATCTACCGGTTGCGCAAGGCCAACGAACGCGCCCACATCCTGCGCGGCCTGGTCAAGGCGCTCGACGCGCTCGACGAGGTCATCGCCCTCATCCGGGCGTCGGCCAACGTCGACGTGGCCAGGACCGGCCTGATCGAATTGCTCGACGTCGACGAGATCCAGGCGCAGGCGATCCTCGACATGCAGCTGCGCCGCCTGGCCGCCCTGGAACGCCAGCGCATCGTCGACGACCTGGCCAAGATCGAGGCGGAGATCGCCGACCTCGAGGACATCCTGGCCAAGCCGGAGCGTCAGCGTGCGATCGTGCGCGATGAACTCGCAGAACTCGTCGAGAAGTACGGCGACGACCGGCGCACGCGGATCATCCCGGCCGACGGCGACGTCGCCGACGAGGACCTCATCGCCCGCGAAGAGGTCGTCGTGACGATCACCGAGACCGGCTACGCCAAGCGCACCAAGTCCGACCTGTACCGCAGCCAGAAGCGCGGCGGCAAGGGCGTGCAGGGCGCGGGTCTCAAGCAGGACGACATCGTCAAGCACTTCTTCGTCAGCTCGACCCACGACTGGATCCTGTTCTTCACGACGCAGGGCCGGGTGTACCGGGCGAAGGCCTACGAGCTGCCGGAGGCGTCGCGGACCGCGCGCGGGCAGCACGTCGCCAACTTGCTCGCGTTCCAGCCCGAGGAGCGCATCGCCCAGGTCATCCGGATCAAGAGCTACGAGGACGCGCCCTACCTTGTGCTGGCCACGAAGAAGGGTTTGGTCAAGAAGTCCAAGCTGACCGACTTCGACTCCAACCGCTCCGGCGGCATCGTGGCGGTCAACCTGCGCGACGGCGACGAACTCGTGGGTGCGGTGCTCTGTGCGGCCACCGAGGATCTGCTGCTCGTCTCGGCGAAGGGTCAGTCGATTCGCTTCTCGGCGACCGACGAGGCCCTGCGGCCGATGGGCCGGGCTACCTCCGGCGTGCAGGGCATGCGGTTCAACGAGGACGATCAGCTACTGTCGCTGAACGTCGTCCGCGAGGGTACGTATCTGCTGGTCGCGACGTCGGGTGGCTACTCGAAGCGCACGCCGATCGAGGAGTACACGCCCCAGGGTCGCGGCGGCAAGGGCATCCTGACGATTCAGTACGACCGCAGGCGTGGCACTCTGGTCGGCGCCCTCATCGTCGACGAGGACACCGAGCTGTACGCCATCACGTCGAGCGGCGGCGTCATCCGGACCGCGGCGCGGCAGGTGCGCAAGGCTGGGCGGCAAACCAAGGGTGTGCGCTTGATGAACCTCGGCGATGGCGACACACTGATTGCCGTCGCCCGCAATGCCGACGAGGATGCCGCCGACGACGACACCGAGAACGAGACAGAGACCAGCGCGACGTGA
- a CDS encoding aminodeoxychorismate/anthranilate synthase component II: MRVLVVDNYDSFVFNLVQYLGQLGVHADVWRNDDPRLATDADIAKVAEDFDGILLSPGPGTPERAGASIPLVLASADAGTPLLGVCLGHQAIGVAFGGTVDRAPELLHGKTSSVNHANVGVLIGLPDPFTATRYHSLTILPDTMPADLHVTAQTSGGVVMGVQHADLPIHGVQFHPESILTEGGHRMLANWLAVCGQPLDEGLVSTLEDDVANTVRTATARSSA, encoded by the coding sequence ATGCGCGTCCTCGTCGTCGACAACTACGACAGCTTCGTCTTCAACCTCGTCCAGTACCTCGGTCAGCTGGGCGTGCACGCCGACGTGTGGCGCAACGACGATCCCCGGTTGGCCACCGACGCCGACATCGCGAAGGTCGCCGAGGACTTCGACGGCATCCTGCTGAGCCCGGGACCCGGCACCCCCGAACGCGCCGGCGCCTCCATCCCCCTCGTGCTGGCAAGCGCCGACGCGGGCACTCCGCTACTGGGCGTCTGCCTCGGCCACCAGGCGATCGGGGTCGCGTTCGGCGGGACGGTGGACCGTGCCCCCGAACTCCTGCACGGCAAGACCAGCAGCGTCAATCACGCGAATGTTGGTGTGCTGATAGGACTTCCGGATCCGTTCACCGCCACGCGGTACCACTCGCTGACGATCCTGCCCGACACCATGCCCGCCGACCTGCACGTCACCGCGCAAACCTCGGGTGGCGTCGTGATGGGCGTGCAGCACGCCGACCTGCCCATCCACGGGGTGCAGTTCCACCCCGAGTCGATCCTGACCGAGGGCGGTCACCGGATGCTCGCGAACTGGCTGGCCGTGTGCGGTCAGCCGCTCGACGAGGGCTTGGTCAGCACGCTGGAGGACGACGTCGCCAACACCGTGCGGACGGCTACTGCGCGAAGCTCAGCGTGA
- the cwsA gene encoding cell wall synthesis protein CwsA — MSTTTKVARLTPAARIARGLKYTTVGPVDVTRGALGIGVNSTRASASWAVNRYRLNRLKAQVKQELAAAQSTIAHELSAAQDVVANLPQSIHVGKAKRRRPRPLVLAGAAVAVLSVGAVSFSIIRRSTQPEPSSLPPSVDVTPAP, encoded by the coding sequence ATGAGCACGACGACGAAAGTCGCCCGCCTGACCCCGGCGGCGCGCATCGCCCGCGGTCTGAAGTACACGACGGTGGGTCCGGTGGACGTCACCAGGGGAGCGCTCGGCATCGGCGTCAACTCGACGCGGGCCTCGGCGTCCTGGGCGGTCAACCGGTACCGGCTCAACCGGTTGAAGGCTCAGGTGAAGCAGGAGCTCGCCGCCGCCCAGTCGACGATCGCCCACGAACTGTCGGCGGCCCAGGACGTGGTGGCTAATCTCCCGCAGTCGATCCACGTCGGGAAGGCGAAGCGACGGCGGCCGAGGCCGCTGGTGCTGGCGGGAGCCGCGGTGGCCGTACTCTCCGTCGGCGCGGTGTCGTTCTCGATCATCAGGCGTTCGACCCAACCCGAGCCGTCGTCGCTGCCGCCCAGTGTCGACGTCACCCCAGCACCGTGA
- a CDS encoding DUF881 domain-containing protein, translating to MAAAGRSPWRYGVPIVCLCAGLLLATTHTVSGGNEIRRSDAPRLVDLVREAQASVDRLSAERETLTNDVDNHHGGTPTAAAALAAMTSRADALAADAGLVALHGPGVVVTLTDAQRDAAGRFPGDASADDLVVHQQDIEAVLNALWSAGAEGIQMQDQRIITTSAPQCVGNTLLLNGRTYSPPYVITAIGDTSAMQSALAASPMVTLYKRYVLRFGLGYTEQTRSDVDVVAHPPAVRMRYAKPAGPLGY from the coding sequence ATGGCTGCCGCAGGCCGTTCTCCGTGGCGCTACGGCGTACCCATCGTCTGCCTCTGCGCGGGCTTGCTCCTGGCCACCACCCACACGGTGTCCGGAGGCAACGAGATTCGCCGCAGTGACGCACCCCGCCTGGTCGACCTGGTGCGCGAGGCGCAGGCCTCGGTCGATCGGCTGTCGGCCGAGCGCGAGACGCTCACCAACGACGTCGACAATCATCACGGCGGCACTCCCACCGCCGCGGCGGCCCTGGCGGCGATGACCTCGCGAGCCGACGCACTGGCCGCCGACGCCGGGCTGGTGGCCCTGCACGGGCCCGGCGTCGTCGTCACCCTGACCGACGCCCAGCGCGACGCCGCGGGCCGCTTCCCCGGCGATGCGTCCGCCGATGACCTGGTGGTGCACCAGCAGGACATCGAGGCCGTGCTGAACGCGCTGTGGAGCGCCGGGGCCGAGGGCATCCAGATGCAGGACCAGCGGATCATCACGACGTCGGCGCCGCAGTGCGTCGGCAACACCCTGTTGCTCAACGGTCGCACCTACAGCCCGCCGTACGTGATCACCGCGATCGGCGACACCTCCGCCATGCAGTCCGCGCTCGCCGCCTCGCCCATGGTCACCCTCTACAAGCGCTACGTCCTGCGCTTCGGTCTCGGGTACACCGAGCAGACGCGATCCGACGTCGACGTCGTCGCCCATCCCCCCGCGGTGCGGATGCGCTACGCCAAGCCGGCCGGTCCGCTCGGCTACTGA
- the crgA gene encoding cell division protein CrgA, with protein MPKSKVRKKNDFTISPVSRTPVKVKAGPSSVWFVVLFVGLMLFGLIWLLVFQLAATNPVDAPSFLTWMAKLAQWNYAIAFASMITGLLLTMRWR; from the coding sequence ATGCCCAAGTCCAAGGTCCGCAAGAAGAACGACTTCACGATCAGCCCGGTCAGCCGGACGCCGGTCAAGGTGAAGGCCGGTCCGTCGAGCGTCTGGTTCGTCGTCCTCTTCGTCGGATTGATGCTGTTCGGCTTGATCTGGCTGCTGGTGTTCCAACTCGCTGCGACCAACCCCGTCGACGCGCCCAGCTTCCTGACGTGGATGGCCAAGCTGGCCCAGTGGAACTACGCCATCGCGTTTGCCTCCATGATTACCGGGTTGTTGCTCACCATGCGGTGGCGATGA